Part of the Methanothermobacter sp. MT-2 genome is shown below.
ATATAAGATGAAAATAGTCTACGCACACTTCCCAATGACAGTCAAAGTCCAAGAAGACAAGGTAATAATCGAAAACTTCCTAGGTGAAAGACACCCCCGCAAGGCAAAAATCCTAGGAGACACCAAAGTCCAAGTAAAAGGCGATGAAGTTCATGTAACCGGCATAGACAAAGAAGATGTTGGACAAACCGTGGCAAACATAGAACAGGCCACGAAAATCAAAAGAAGAGACCCGAGGGTATTCCAGGATGGCATATACCTTATAAGTAAAGAATAAAAGGGTGATAGCCGATGAAAAAAAGATTCAAAAGACAAGAATATGCAAGATACAAAAAACTGGGCGAAAAATGGAGAAAACCCAAGGGCAAAACCAGTAAAATGAGAAGATACGAGAAAGGCAAACCAGCCATGCCATCCATAGGATACCGGAAGCCGAGGAAAAAGAGAGGCTTACACCCCTCAGGCTACAAGGACATTCTAATCAGGAACTTAAAGGAAATAGAATCCCTAGACCCTTCAAATGAAGCTGCTAGGATAGCATCCACGGTAGGAGCGAGAAAAAAGAGACTGATCATAAAAAGGGCCAGGGAATTAGGAGTTAAAGTCCTGAACCCATAAAAGCCTCTCAATAAAAAAAGGAGAGAAGGGGGACACAAAAAAATGAATCTCACCACTCAAAAAAGACTAGCCGCAGACATACTCAAAATAGGAATAAACAGAGTATGGATAGACCCTGAAAGGGTTGATGAAGTCTCGACGGCAATAACCAGAGAAAGCATAAAACAACTAATAGACGATGGAGCCATAAAAGCCAAACCCAAAAAAGGTATAAGCAGTTACAGATCCAAGAAGATCAAACAGCAAAAAAAGAAGGGCAGAAGAAAAGGAAAAGGCAGCATAAAAGGGGCTAAAGGTGCTAGAAGACCCCGTAAGAGGGAGTGGATCAGCACCATAAGGGCTCTGAGGAAAGATCTTAAAAAAATGAGGGATAAAAGAGAGATAAACAAGACAACATATCGTAAACTTTACAAGATGGCTAAGGGCGGGGCTTTCAGGAGCAAATCTTACATGAAAACCTATGCCAGAGACCATGACATGCTAAGATAAAAGGGAGGCGATGAGACTTGGCATACGGACCCAGATACAAGTTACCCTTCAGAAGACGTAGAGAAGGGAAAACGGACTACAGGGCAAGGTACAAGTTAGTTGACACTGAAAAGTTAAGATTCGTTGTAAGATTAACCAATTATCATGTTATAACCCAGATAATAAAAGTTGGCAGAATGGGAGATGAAACAATTGTCTCAGCCCACTCAAAACAATTACAAAAAATAGGATGGCTAGCCAGCACTAATAATATCAGCGCAGCCTACCTAACAGGATACCTCTGCGGTAAAAAAGCCCTAAAAGAGGGTGTAACCGAGGCAGTTCTTGACATGGGACTGAAACCACCAATTAAAGGTTCGAAGGTTTTCGCAGCCCTTAAAGGGGCTGTGGACGCGGGTTTAAACGTGCCACACAGCGAATCCATCCTACCAGACGACTCAAGGATAAAAGGAGAACACATAGCAGCATATGCAAAATCATTAGATGAAACAGAAACCGAAAAAAGGTTCTCCAAATACTTCGAAAAGGGCATCTCCCCACTAAGATTACCAGAACACTTCGAAGAAATCAAAAAGAAAATAGATGAGGTAATATCATGAACTTTGACATTGAAGAATGGGAGCCTAAGACAAGCCTAGGACGCAGAGTAAAAGAAGGAGAAATCACAAGCATAGACGAGATATTCGAAGAAGGACTCCCCATAATGGAATTGGAAATAATAGACGCACTACTCCCAGACCTCCAAGAAGAGGTCATAGACGTTAACCTAGTCCAGAGAATGCACAAATCAGGAAGAAAAGTAAACTTCAGAGTCATCGTAGCAGTTGGAAACAGGGACGGCTACGTGGGACTAGGACAAGGAAAAGCAAGAGAAGTCGGACCAGCCATAAGAAAAGCAGTAGACGATGCCAAATTTAACATAATCAAAGTCAGAAGAGGATGCGGAGACTGGGGATGCATATGTGGAAAAGAACACACCGTACCCTTCAAAGTCACAGGTAAAAGTGGAAGCGTGAGAGTCACCCTATTACCAGCACCAGGAGGTGTGGGACTCGCCATAGGAGACGTTGGCAAAACAATACTCAAACTCGCAGGGATAGAAGACGTATGGTCCAGGACAAAGGGACAAACACAAACCACCATAAACTTCGCAAAGGCAACCTTCAACGCCCTAAAACAACTAAGTAAAGTAAAAGCCGCTGAAAAAGACCTTAAAACACTTGGAGTCACCACAACATAAAAAAGCGGTGATCTAGAATGTTCGCAGTCATAAGAGTGAGAGGATCAGTAGGTGTGAGAAAAGACATCAAAGACACCCTAAAAATGTTAAGATTACATAGGATCAACCATGCAATACTAGTCGATGAAACACCAAGCTACAAGGGCATGCTACAAAAAGCCAAAGACTACATAACATGGGGAGAAATAAACAAGGACACACTAGCAGCTATGATACAAAAAAGGGGAAGATTACCCGGTAACAAGAAAATCACAGAAGAACACATAAAAGATAAAGGTTATTCAACATTCAAAGAATTCGCAGAAGCCATAATCAAAGGAGAAATCAAACTAGAAGACTCCAATATAAAACCAGTATTCAGACTCCAACCACCACGAAAAGGCTACAAGAGCGTTAAAAAATCCTTCAAAGAAGGTGGAAGCCTAGGCTACAGAGGAGATAAAATAAACGAATTAATACAACAAATGATATAACATCCGGGGGAGCCTACGATGATCAGAAAAAGAAAAAAGATTAATAAAATGAGAGGATCCAGGACAGTCGGCGGAGGATCATCAAAGAAAAGACGCGGAGCAGGACACCGTGGCGGCAGAGGACAAGCAGGCGGACACAAACACCACTGGACATGGATAGTCAAACACGACCCAGAACACTTCGGTAAAAGAGGATTCAAACGCCCCAGAGAACTTGTAAAGGATCTGAAAACAATAAACCTTGGAGAAATCCAAGAAAAACTGCCAAAATTCATAAAAGAAGGCATAGCCCAAAAAGAAAAAAACATAACAATCCTAGATCTTACAAGAACAGACTACGATAAAGTACTAGGCCAAGGCAAAATAACAGAACCACTACACATCAAAGCCCACGAATTCTCGGCTCAAGCAAAAGAAAAAATAAAAGAGGCCGGGGGGAAAACAGAAACAATAGACTAACCTTGATGGGAGTTGAACCAATTTGAGGGAGAAACTAGACCCCATATTCTCAATACTACCCCAGGTAAAACAGCCAGAATACAGACAAACATTCAAAGAAAAACTAAAATGGACCGGGATAATCCTAATACTCTACTACTTCCTCGGCCAAATACCCCTATATGGTCTAAGCCCATATGCAGTGGACCAATTCGCCCAATTAAGGGCGGTTATCGCAGGAAACTTCGGATCCATACTAACATTAGGTATAGGACCCATAGTATCAGCATCAATCATACTACAATTACTCGTAGGCGGCAAACTATTAAAATTGGACCTCTCACGCCACGAAGACAAAGCATTCTTCCAAGGAACCCAAAAATTACTTGCAATGATCTTCACAGTCTTTGAAGCCAGCATACTAGTATTAACTGGTGCACTAGCACCCATATCATCCACATTCATCGGCATACTCATATTACAGATGACCATAGGCGGCATACTCATAATATTCCTAGACGAGGTTATATCCAAATGGGGCTTCGGCAGTGGAGTGGGATTATTCATCGCAGCCGGAGTAGCCCAAGAAATCATGGTCGGAGCATTCAACCCCTTATCATCACCAGCACAACCAGGAGTACCAGCTGGTAGAATACCAGGATTCCTATACCTGCTGGCAACTGGACAATCCCCAGACCTACAATACTATATCATACCAATACTCGCCCTAATCTTCGTATTCCTCATTGTAGTATATGCAGAGAGTATGAGAGTAGAAATACCCCTAACCATGGGTGGAGGTAAAAGATGGGGACGCGGTCCAATAGGCAAATACCCCCTCAGATTCGTATATGCAAGTAACATGCCAGTTATACTCACAAGCGCCCTACTACTAAACGTACAATTAATGGCCAATGTATTCCAAAAAATTGGACATCCAATACTTGGAGAAGTATCAGGTGGACAAGCTATAAGCGGCCTAGCATACCTCCTAACACCCCCAAGGTCAATAGACATCCTATTCACAGACCCGCTAAAGGTGGCGTTCTACGCCATAGTGTTCATCGGATTTTCCATACTATTCGCATGGTTATGGATCGAGATAAGCGGCCTAGGGCCGCGGGAGGTTGCCAAACAATTATACCAGATGGGCTTGCAAGTTCCTGGTTTTAGGAGTACTAAGAGGCAGTTTGAAAGGATATTAAGCCGTTACATACCCCCACTCACAATACTAGGAGGGGCTTTCGTAGGATTCCTAGCATTCATAGCCGACTTAACAGGGGCCCTAGGTGGGGGTACCGGTGTGCTCCTAACAGTAGGGATCATCTACAGATTATATGAGGAGATAGCCCAAGAACAACTTATGGACATGCATCCAATGCTCAGACGCTTCCTCGGAGAATAGAATAAAAAGGGACTGATAAATATGAAGGTTGTTGTAGTTGCAGGCATACCAGGTTCTGGGAGTACAACAGTACTCCAACACGCACTTGAAGACCTAGAATATGTGAACGTGAATTATGGGGATGTGATGCTTGAAATAGCCAAATCAGAGGGTATAGTAGAGGACAGGGATGAGATGAGGAGACTTTCACCAGAAAAACAGAAGATGATACAGAAGGCGGCTGCGAAAAGTATAAGAGAAAGATCCAAAGAAACTAATATAATTGTCGACACCCACTGCACAATAAAAACACCCACTGGTTTTCTACCAGGACTGCCAAAATGGGTCCTGGATGAACTCCAACCCAACATGTTCGTACTAATTGAAGCAGACCCAGAAGAAATCTTTATGAGAAGAATCTCAGATAAAACACGAAGCAGAGACATGGAAATGCTCAAGGAAATAGAACTACACCAACAGATGAACAGGGCCGCGGCCATAGCCTACGCCACCCTAACCGGCGCAACAGTGAAAATAATCGAAAACCATAACAACCGCCTAGAAAATGCAGTTCAAGAAATGAGAAAGATATTATAGAGGGGAAACAAGAAAATGGTACTAAACATCATCTACAATGGATTAGACATCATATTCGGCCCATTCCTGGCATTGGATCCGAACCCGCAAAATCCAATATTCACAATATTTGTTATAGCCACCTTGGTAGCCTTTATAATAACCTTGGCAAATAAACTACTCGTAAATCAAGAGCGGTTACAA
Proteins encoded:
- a CDS encoding adenylate kinase, coding for MKVVVVAGIPGSGSTTVLQHALEDLEYVNVNYGDVMLEIAKSEGIVEDRDEMRRLSPEKQKMIQKAAAKSIRERSKETNIIVDTHCTIKTPTGFLPGLPKWVLDELQPNMFVLIEADPEEIFMRRISDKTRSRDMEMLKEIELHQQMNRAAAIAYATLTGATVKIIENHNNRLENAVQEMRKIL
- a CDS encoding 50S ribosomal protein L19e, coding for MNLTTQKRLAADILKIGINRVWIDPERVDEVSTAITRESIKQLIDDGAIKAKPKKGISSYRSKKIKQQKKKGRRKGKGSIKGAKGARRPRKREWISTIRALRKDLKKMRDKREINKTTYRKLYKMAKGGAFRSKSYMKTYARDHDMLR
- a CDS encoding preprotein translocase, subunit SecY; translation: MREKLDPIFSILPQVKQPEYRQTFKEKLKWTGIILILYYFLGQIPLYGLSPYAVDQFAQLRAVIAGNFGSILTLGIGPIVSASIILQLLVGGKLLKLDLSRHEDKAFFQGTQKLLAMIFTVFEASILVLTGALAPISSTFIGILILQMTIGGILIIFLDEVISKWGFGSGVGLFIAAGVAQEIMVGAFNPLSSPAQPGVPAGRIPGFLYLLATGQSPDLQYYIIPILALIFVFLIVVYAESMRVEIPLTMGGGKRWGRGPIGKYPLRFVYASNMPVILTSALLLNVQLMANVFQKIGHPILGEVSGGQAISGLAYLLTPPRSIDILFTDPLKVAFYAIVFIGFSILFAWLWIEISGLGPREVAKQLYQMGLQVPGFRSTKRQFERILSRYIPPLTILGGAFVGFLAFIADLTGALGGGTGVLLTVGIIYRLYEEIAQEQLMDMHPMLRRFLGE
- a CDS encoding 30S ribosomal protein S5P → MNFDIEEWEPKTSLGRRVKEGEITSIDEIFEEGLPIMELEIIDALLPDLQEEVIDVNLVQRMHKSGRKVNFRVIVAVGNRDGYVGLGQGKAREVGPAIRKAVDDAKFNIIKVRRGCGDWGCICGKEHTVPFKVTGKSGSVRVTLLPAPGGVGLAIGDVGKTILKLAGIEDVWSRTKGQTQTTINFAKATFNALKQLSKVKAAEKDLKTLGVTTT
- a CDS encoding 50S ribosomal protein L18P, giving the protein MAYGPRYKLPFRRRREGKTDYRARYKLVDTEKLRFVVRLTNYHVITQIIKVGRMGDETIVSAHSKQLQKIGWLASTNNISAAYLTGYLCGKKALKEGVTEAVLDMGLKPPIKGSKVFAALKGAVDAGLNVPHSESILPDDSRIKGEHIAAYAKSLDETETEKRFSKYFEKGISPLRLPEHFEEIKKKIDEVIS
- a CDS encoding 50S ribosomal protein L30 translates to MFAVIRVRGSVGVRKDIKDTLKMLRLHRINHAILVDETPSYKGMLQKAKDYITWGEINKDTLAAMIQKRGRLPGNKKITEEHIKDKGYSTFKEFAEAIIKGEIKLEDSNIKPVFRLQPPRKGYKSVKKSFKEGGSLGYRGDKINELIQQMI
- a CDS encoding 50S ribosomal protein L6P produces the protein MAVAAIIREEIPIPENVEVAIDHKIIVKGPKGEVSREFNQHNIKIDKEDENIILEVKFPRKRDKAMLGTIKAHINNMITGVTKGFTYKMKIVYAHFPMTVKVQEDKVIIENFLGERHPRKAKILGDTKVQVKGDEVHVTGIDKEDVGQTVANIEQATKIKRRDPRVFQDGIYLISKE
- a CDS encoding 50S ribosomal protein L32e; the protein is MKKRFKRQEYARYKKLGEKWRKPKGKTSKMRRYEKGKPAMPSIGYRKPRKKRGLHPSGYKDILIRNLKEIESLDPSNEAARIASTVGARKKRLIIKRARELGVKVLNP
- a CDS encoding 50S ribosomal protein L15P encodes the protein MIRKRKKINKMRGSRTVGGGSSKKRRGAGHRGGRGQAGGHKHHWTWIVKHDPEHFGKRGFKRPRELVKDLKTINLGEIQEKLPKFIKEGIAQKEKNITILDLTRTDYDKVLGQGKITEPLHIKAHEFSAQAKEKIKEAGGKTETID